AGCTACAGGAATTTCAAAATCATAAAAAAAACCGGTAGATTCAACAATATTCTGAATATCGGTCAAATCTGATTCTCTTAGCTCAGTGCGAAATGTTATGTTCATCTTATTTAGTTTTTTGCCATCCTGAGGGTTTCGAGTATTCTTCGACAAGCTCTCAACATGACAGTGTTTTTTAGTTTAAATGCCTTACTGTATCTTCAATCATTCTTGTAATTGCATATGAAAAACTATATCCCTTTTTTTCGCATGCACTGTAAAATCCACTGCCAGGTGTTATACAAGGATTTGCATTTACTTCAAGAACAAATGGGTTTCCTTCTTTATCAATTCTGAAATCAACTCTAACAAAGCCTGTCAATTGAAAAGTATTCCAGCAATCAATACAAATTTTCTTTAAAAGATTTACTAATTCTTTTTCTGCTTCTTCATCAATAAAACTACGAGATGTATTATCGTATTCGAAACTATTTTCTTCCCATTTAGCACGGAATCCCATTATTTTTGGTTTACCTTCAGGATAATTATGGAAATTCATTTCTGGAACAGGAAGTACTTCCGGGCCTTTATCTCCGCCAAGAACAGAAATATTAAATTCTCGACCCTCAATATATTCTTCAATAAAAAAATGAAATGGGCTTAATGTTTTTATTTTTTCAAATTTATGAACATCTGCACCTTTAAAAACCAAATCATCATCAAATCCTAACGAACCATCTTCAAGCTTTGGTTTT
This sequence is a window from Bacteroidia bacterium. Protein-coding genes within it:
- a CDS encoding ATP-grasp domain-containing protein, translated to MRKFEKVAIVYNEVQQNAGPDELDILDQVELAENSLHELGYNTCKITVNLDLSQLKKSLLEEKPDLIFNLVESINNHGELLYFAPALYNNLKIPYTGVNTEGLFITTNKPLAKHWMRSNNIPTADWFELYETDKLDKNKTYLVKPKLEDGSLGFDDDLVFKGADVHKFEKIKTLSPFHFFIEEYIEGREFNISVLGGDKGPEVLPVPEMNFHNYPEGKPKIMGFRAKWEENSFEYDNTSRSFIDEEAEKELVNLLKKICIDCWNTFQLTGFVRVDFRIDKEGNPFVLEVNANPCITPGSGFYSACEKKGYSFSYAITRMIEDTVRHLN